GCCCAGGACCACTCCGATCGCCAGGCCGCTGCCGACCCGCTGCAGCGAAATGACCAGTGCATCGATCAGCGAGCGATCAGCGATGAGTTGCGCGGCCGCCCGGGCCACCGCGGCCGGCGACGGGAGCACGGTTTCCGGCACTGCGCCTGTTGCGGTCACGAGCCACCAGGCCAGCAACACTGCGCAGACCCCTGCCAGTTTGCGCACCGGCCGCGGCACCACGGCCGGACGGGCCGCGGCGGGCACCACGACCTGCAGGCCGTCGGCTGGTTCGAAGGTCCTGCTGTCCAGAGATCCGCCGGAGCAGCGGGCCGCCTTGGCTGCCATCAGCCCGGCCCTTTCGCCAGCTTCGCCCGTTCGTCGGCTACCAGCGCTCCGAAACCAGGAGCAACGGTGTCACGAACCGCGAACGGCAGCTTGATCTGACCGATGCCGTGGAAGTAGTCGACTTCCTGCTGCCAGCCCCCGACCACGTGGTCGTCAATCGGCGCGAGCTGCCATTTGTCCCTGGCCGCTGCCAACCGCGCGGCACCTGGAGAAATTCCGGTCCGCTGCACCATCTGCTGAGCCCACTCGATCTCGTGGCTGTCCACCCAGGCCATCGCGCGAACAACGCGACGCGTCAGATCCCCTAGCGCGGCCTTCTTCGCCGGGTCGCTCAGCGTCGCGGTACCTGCCGCATAGGTCTGGTCCGGATTGGCCACCTGACCGAGTGCCTGCAACGTACGTCCCCCGTGGTCGGTCTCGACAGTCGCTGCGTTCGCGTCCCAAATCGCAAACGCGTCGACCTGGCCGGAGTTGAACGCCGCCAGCCCGTCGGTGGTGCTCAGGTTGACCATCTGCACGTCATTCCAGCCCAACCCGGCCTTCTCGAACGCCTTGACCAGCGGATACTGGGTCACGGTGTAGAACGGCATCGCGACCCTCTTGCCTTTCAGGTCGGCGACCGTGCGCAGGGCGGAGTCCTGCTTGACCAGAATCCGGCTCGCAGCTTCGGGCGGGCCTTGGCTCGCCGCCAGCAGCTTCACCTTCGCGCCGTGAGAAATGCCGAAGAGGGCGGGGACTTCTCCCATCCAGGCAACGTCGACCCGGCCGGCGTTCATCGCCTCGATCAAGGGAGGAGCGGAGTCGAAGTCAGCCCATTCGATGCGGTACGAAGTGTTCTTGTCCTCGCCTGCTGCGGTGAGCATAGTGCGCAGACAGACTTTGCACGGCGAGCCGACGATCAGGGTCGGTTCCTGCGCCCCTGCGTTCCCGCCGCACGCGCCGAGGACGAACAGAAGAACTGACGCCACGGCAATCCGCACGGAGCGGGCGCGTTCGAACCGCGTCATCGACGCACCGACTTGCGCGCAGCGTCAACAACGGCGTCGACCGACACCTGGGCCGCGGACTCGAGCGCTCCGGCATACGGCGTCGGCACATTCGCGCTGCACAATCGACGTACCGGTGCGCGCAAGTGGTCAAATGCCTCGTCCGCCAGGATGGACGCAACAGTCGTCCCCCAGCCCAGTTGTTCGGGCCCTTCCTCCACGATGACCGCACGCCCCGTCGTGGCGACCTCCCCCAGCACCGTCGCCGCATCCAGCGGAACGAGGCAGCGCAGGTCGATGACGGTGGCGGCAATCGCTTCCTCCTCCAGCTTCTCGGCCGCCTCCACGCACGTGCGCACCGTCGAACCGAGCGCAATCAGCGTCACGTCGGCGCCTCGTTGCACCACTGAAGCCTGCCCCAGCGGGATCACGTACTCCCCGTCCGGAACTTCGCCCTTGACCGGATACTGGGCCTTGAGATCAAGCACTATCACCGGGTCCGGGTCCCGGATCGCCGCTGTCATCAGGCCCTTGTATTCGCCGGGACCGGACGGAACGGCGATCTTGATGCCGGGGACGGCCATGACCCAGCTTTCCACCGCGTGACTGTGATGGGAAGCGAATCCGATGCCTGCTCCGGTGGAGCTCTTGATGACGAGCGGGACCGCGAGTTGTCCGCCGGTCGAGTACCGCAGTGCGGGGATCTGATTGGCGATGAAGTCCCAGCACACTCCGAGGAAGTCGCCGAACATGATCTCCGCGACCGGTCGCATGCCGGTCATCGCCGCGCCGACCGCGGCACCGAGGATCGCTTGTTCGGAGATCGGCGTGTTCCGGACCCGTTCGACGCCGAACCGGTCCGCCAAGCCGGCTGTCGTTTTGAACGCGCCGCTGGGCGCGATGTCCTCGCCGAGGACGAATACCCGGTCGTCGCGCGCCATTTCCTCGGCCAAGGTGGCCGCGATGGCGTCACGGTAGGTCATGACCGCCATGCCGCACCTCCATCTGCCCACAAATCCCGCAACAGCTCGTCGGCTGCAACATGAGGATCGGCTTTCGCTTCCTCGACAGCATTGGCCATCTCGTCGCTGACCCGTTGCTCGAGCCGGTCGAGGTCGCCGGGCGATACGCCGCGCGCCTCGAGGCGGGCTCGTTGCGCTTTCAGCGGGTCGCGGGCTTTCCACTCTTCGACTTCGGACTTCGGCCGGTACTTCGCGGGGTCGAACAGGCTGTGCCCGTTGATCCGGTACGTCACGGCCTCCACCAGCGAGGGCCCGCCGCCCGCTCGCGCTTGGGCTGCCAGGTCCGCGGCAAGGCGGTACACCTCTTCGACGTCGTTCCCGTCGACGATTCGGCTCGGCAGCCCGTACGCCGCAGCACGGTCGGCCGCGGGGTTCTTCACCGACGTCAGCACGTCGCCGCGGGTCTGTTCCATGTACTGGTTGTTCTCGCAGATGAACAGGACGGGCAGCTTCCACAGGGCAGCCAGGTTCAGCGCCTCGTGGAAGCCGCCGATGTTGGTGCCACCGTCGCCGAAGAACGCGACCGCGATCTGATCGGACTTCGTCAGCTGGGCGCCCAGCGCGATGCCGTTGGCGATCAGCAGCTGTGCGCCGATGATGCCGGAACAGCCGAAGTGCCCGTGTTCGACGGAGGTCAAGTGCATCGATCCGCCTTTGCCGCCGCACAGACCGGTGGACCGACCCAAGATTTCCGCGAAAGCCGCCTTGAGCGGGGCGCCTTTGGCGATCACCTGGCCATGGCCGCGATGGCTGCTGACCACCGGGTCGTCGGGACGCAATGCGGCAACGACTCCGGCGCTGACCGCCTCTTGCCCGATGCCGTCGTGGAGCGCGCCGCGGAAACCCTCCGCTCCTTGCAGGAAGATCCGTCGGGCGTACTCGTCGAATTGCCGCACGCGCACCATGGACTCGTACAGTTGCAGTGCTGTCGGTCCGTCGATCGGGGCGGTGCCCGTTGAGGTCACAACCGAGGTCACGGCTCGATACTCCGTTCGAGAATTCGTGGAATGACAGTGGGACCGGCGCAGCCGTACGCCGGCCCCACCGCCAAGCTTCTACAATTCGGCGCGAACGATCCGCGCCCCTTCGCCGAGCGCGTTGAGCTTCGCCCTGGAGACCGTCCGAGGGAACAGCGCGAGGCCGCAGTCCGGAGCCACCATCAGGCGATCGGCAGGAATCACCTCGAGCACCCGGCGGATGCCGTCGGCCACCTTCTCCGGGCTCTCGACGATGATGTTGTGGTCGTCGATCACCCCGGCGCACAGGATCCGGTCGGACGGGAAATTCTTGAAGCTCGCGACTTCCGAGTAGTCGCGGTTCGCCAGTTCGTGGGACAGCACGTCGAAGTTGCAGTCGGCGAAGTAGCTGATCACATCGGCGACCCGGTTCTCGGCTACATCCGGCTGGCCCTCCACGCTCCCGTAGCAGACGTGCCAGAACTTGAGCATGTCGTCGAGCCCTTCGAGCGCACGGTTCGTCGCCTCGGTGAGCCACTGGTCGCTCTGGTAGTGCACGGCGACGTCGACGATCTGGACGGCTTCGAGCCCGAAGGTATCGCGGAGGTACTTGATTTCCTCGTTCATGGCGGCGGCGAGGTCCATCGCGACCGCTTTCTGGTCGTTGTAGTGGAGGTCGCGGGTGAGGATGCTCAGCTGGGTGGGGCCGAGGAAACCGATCTTGAACGGTTTGTCCGTCGCGCGCTTCACTGCGTCGACCACGCCCTGGTACGCGGGCCGGACCCATTTGATCGGGCCGGTGCACT
This sequence is a window from Amycolatopsis benzoatilytica AK 16/65. Protein-coding genes within it:
- a CDS encoding PhnD/SsuA/transferrin family substrate-binding protein, with the protein product MTRFERARSVRIAVASVLLFVLGACGGNAGAQEPTLIVGSPCKVCLRTMLTAAGEDKNTSYRIEWADFDSAPPLIEAMNAGRVDVAWMGEVPALFGISHGAKVKLLAASQGPPEAASRILVKQDSALRTVADLKGKRVAMPFYTVTQYPLVKAFEKAGLGWNDVQMVNLSTTDGLAAFNSGQVDAFAIWDANAATVETDHGGRTLQALGQVANPDQTYAAGTATLSDPAKKAALGDLTRRVVRAMAWVDSHEIEWAQQMVQRTGISPGAARLAAARDKWQLAPIDDHVVGGWQQEVDYFHGIGQIKLPFAVRDTVAPGFGALVADERAKLAKGPG
- a CDS encoding alpha-ketoacid dehydrogenase subunit beta, which gives rise to MAVMTYRDAIAATLAEEMARDDRVFVLGEDIAPSGAFKTTAGLADRFGVERVRNTPISEQAILGAAVGAAMTGMRPVAEIMFGDFLGVCWDFIANQIPALRYSTGGQLAVPLVIKSSTGAGIGFASHHSHAVESWVMAVPGIKIAVPSGPGEYKGLMTAAIRDPDPVIVLDLKAQYPVKGEVPDGEYVIPLGQASVVQRGADVTLIALGSTVRTCVEAAEKLEEEAIAATVIDLRCLVPLDAATVLGEVATTGRAVIVEEGPEQLGWGTTVASILADEAFDHLRAPVRRLCSANVPTPYAGALESAAQVSVDAVVDAARKSVRR
- a CDS encoding thiamine pyrophosphate-dependent dehydrogenase E1 component subunit alpha; translated protein: MTSVVTSTGTAPIDGPTALQLYESMVRVRQFDEYARRIFLQGAEGFRGALHDGIGQEAVSAGVVAALRPDDPVVSSHRGHGQVIAKGAPLKAAFAEILGRSTGLCGGKGGSMHLTSVEHGHFGCSGIIGAQLLIANGIALGAQLTKSDQIAVAFFGDGGTNIGGFHEALNLAALWKLPVLFICENNQYMEQTRGDVLTSVKNPAADRAAAYGLPSRIVDGNDVEEVYRLAADLAAQARAGGGPSLVEAVTYRINGHSLFDPAKYRPKSEVEEWKARDPLKAQRARLEARGVSPGDLDRLEQRVSDEMANAVEEAKADPHVAADELLRDLWADGGAAWRS